A genomic region of Mugil cephalus isolate CIBA_MC_2020 chromosome 5, CIBA_Mcephalus_1.1, whole genome shotgun sequence contains the following coding sequences:
- the LOC125008633 gene encoding nuclear factor 7, brain-like, producing the protein MKTCALLRCASAQTEPVSARLPSLPRKHLLCRQLQTTPSLRVRTEEQFSIYSPQCCRFFSGLCSWLRMAEANALEELHSELTCPVCLELFHDPVILECGHHFCQVCIIQCWEAKADELSNCPKCRKSCSRKLRPNSLLCNVVDSVRRARTMDASGPYGYGWEHECSPEMPEERELGSSMSSVASSIGHWPRHGTMDMCEEHEEKLKLYCEDDQLPICLVCGMSRDHKTHNVIPITEAFENYKDKLSVALERVQLQTEDATLFQKQTNDKILLIKERAADLEEQVTAELGRLREFLLEEEERIKEKLKKQKEEKLNQLEEALTQATEQISELESTAEKLRLKLREEENPEQLKGIKDFIGGAESLFERPPEVAVDLQSGEFLGPLQYRTWRKMISIFHPAVTAVTLNPDTAYPCLWVSTCRTSVQVGKIQPNLPNNPERFTRYNIVLGSEAFSSGRHYWEVEVGSKTAWGLGVAAASVNRKEEISLCPDDGFWTVILRDAGNGTSEYEACTDSEENLLYPPKPPRRVGVYLDYGRGEVAFYDAGDMSHLFTFYDAKFKEPVFPYFNPWPIINGRNREPLTIVTPHWG; encoded by the exons ATGAAGACGTGCGCCCTGTTGCGTTGCGCGTCTGCCCAGACAGAGCCTGTTTCAGCACGCCTCCCGTCTCTTCCGCGGAAACATTTGCTCTGCCGTCAGCTTCAGaccactccctccctccgtgTGCGAACGGAAGAGCAGTTCAGTATTTACTCGCCACAGTGTTGCCGTTTCTTTTCAGGATTATGTTCATGGCTGAGAATGGCCGAGGCCAACGCGCTTGAGGAACTTCATTCGGAGCTCACCTGCCCCGTGTGTTTGGAGCTGTTCCACGACCCGGTGATCCTCGAGTGCGGACACCACTTCTGCCAGGTGTGCATCATCCAGTGCTGGGAAGCCAAGGCGGACGAGCTGTCGAACTGTCCGAAGTGTAGAAAGTCGTGCTCCCGTAAACTGCGACCCAACTCGCTCCTGTGCAACGTCGTGGACAGCGTGCGGAGAGCCCGCACCATGGACGCGTCGGGGCCATATGGGTATGGGTGGGAGCACGAATGTTCGCCGGAGATGCCGGAGGAACGCGAGCTCGGGTCCAGCATGAGCAGCGTGGCCTCATCCATCGGGCACTGGCCGCGCCACGGTACAATGGATATGTGCGAGGAGCATGAGGAGAAGCTGAAGCTCTACTGTGAGGACGACCAGCTCCCCATCTGTCTAGTGTGCGGCATGTCCCGGGACCACAAGACCCACAATGTCATCCCCATTACCGAAGCTTTTGAAAACTACAAG GATAAGCTATCTGTGGCTCTCGAGAGGGTTCAGCTGCAGACGGAGGACGCCACGCTCTTCCAAAAACAGACCAATGACAAGATCCTACTCATTAAG GAGCGAGCAGCAGATCTGGAGGAGCAGGTCACCGCGGAGCTTGGCCGCCTGAGGGAGTTCCTtctcgaggaggaggagcgcatcaaggagaaactgaagaagcagaaggaggagaagctcAACCAGCTGGAGGAGGCGCTCACTCAGGCCACGGAGCAGATCAGCGAGCTGGAAAGTACGGCGGAGAAACTACGCCTCAAACTGAGGGAAGAAGAAAACCCAGAGCAACTCAAG GGAATCAAGGACTTTATTGGAGG GGCCGAGAGTTTGTTTGAGCGCCCCCCGGAGGTGGCTGTGGATCTGCAGTCAGGAGAGTTTCTGGGACCTCTACAGTACAGGACGTGGAGGAAAATGATTTCAATTTTTCACCCAG CTGTCACAGCGGTGACCCTTAACCCAGACACAGCCTACCCCTGCCTGTGGGTGTCTACATGCCGCACCAGCGTCCAGGTAGGAAAAATCCAACCAAACCTGCCGAACAACCCCGAGCGCTTCACCCGCTACAACATCGTCCTGGGCTCCGAAGCGTTCTCCTCAGGCCGACactactgggaggtggaggtgggctCCAAGACGGCGTGGGGTCTTGGCGTTGCTGCAGCCTCCGTCAACAGGAAGGAGGAGATTAGCCTCTGCCCCGACGATGGCTTCTGGACCGTGATTCTGAGAGACGCAGGCAACGGCACCAGCGAGTACGAAGCATGCACCGACTCAGAGGAGAACTTGTTGTATCCCCCCAAACCGCCCAGGCGGGTGGGGGTGTATCTAGACTACGGGCGTGGCGAGGTGGCTTTTTACGATGCTGGAGACATGAGCCACCTCTTCACCTTCTATGACGCAAAATTCAAAGAGCCCGTTTTCCCCTACTTCAACCCGTGGCCAATCATCAACGGACGCAACCGGGAGCCGCTCACCATAGTAACGCCACACTGGGGGTAG
- the LOC125008265 gene encoding endonuclease domain-containing 1 protein-like — protein sequence MTQRNLLQPSAVALFLLLPWFGELVAGEISRDFNNCLDFFYNRFPPSGTRAVGYQPICQRYKNQYRFASLYHRTHRTPLYSAYVLSPADGKRPNATWMYEPQLAFSGAHPEMEPFHIPVDQNVIESQAVLQDYRNSSFTKGHLNPSMHQKTAEDREATFTLTNIVPQKAGSNSGPWSRLENDVLKKFTTYCEGPMYVITGAMPYKSNIPLINNRVSVPEYMWSAYCCPSYKSGLPQSVQQFFPTYAAVGRNDPNSGEEIVPVNVRAKAAVRGYDVRRMSLETLEGILVDRLAMPISLFDGGCRE from the exons ATGACTCAAAGGAACTTGCTGCAACCCTCCGCAGTAGCTCTGTTTCTTCTCCTGCCCTGGTTCGGTGAACTGGTCGCTGGAGAGATCAGCAGGGACTTCAACAACTGCCTTGATTTCTTCTACAACAGATTTCCACCATCAGGCACAAGAGCGGTAGGATACCAGCCAATATGCCAGCGCTACAAAAACCAGTACCGCTTTGCCAGCCTGTATCACCGCACGCATCGCACCCCATTGTACTCTGCGTACGTACTAAGTCCTGCAGACGGCAAACGGCCCAATGCCACTTGGATGTATGAACCACAG TTGGCGTTTTCCGGTGCTCACCCTGAGATGGAGCCTTTCCACATCCCCGTTGACCAGAATGTGATTGAAAGCCAGGCGGTGCTGCAGGACTACAGGAACTCCAGCTTCACCAAGGGCCATCTCAATCCCAGCATGCACCAGAAGACAGCAGAAGACAGAGAAGCCACGTTCACCCTGACAAACATTGTCCCTCAAAAGGCAGGCTCCAACTCTGGCCCCTGGAGCAGACTGGAGAATGACGTGTTGAAAAAATTCACCACTTATTGCGAAGGCCCAATGTACGTGATCACAGGGGCCATGCCTTACAAGTCAAACATACCACTGATTAATAACAGGGTGTCTGTCCCCGAGTACATGTGGTCCGCCTACTGCTGCCCATCATACAAATCAGGCCTTCCTCAGtctgtgcagcagttttttcccacgtatgctgcagtgggaagAAATGACCCGAACAGCGGAGAAGAGATTGTGCCAGTAAACGTGAGGGCAAAGGCAGCGGTGCGGGGCTATGATGTGAGGCGGATGTCTTTAGAGACTCTGGAGGGCATACTGGTGGACAGGCTGGCCATGCCCATCAGTCTGTTTGATGGAGGCTGTCGGGAATAA